One segment of Pleomorphomonas sp. PLEO DNA contains the following:
- a CDS encoding alpha/beta fold hydrolase produces MTPILLVPGLVCTAEVFAPQAVALWPYGPVTIASTLNGRSMRDIAAAILADAPPRFALAGISMGGYISFEILRQAPERVLKLALLDTSARPDTPEQTAARRGAVERAKSGDFAALLEAITTSFLHPAHRDDAGLRDINVRMGLSVGVEGFARQTEAIIGRVDSRPSLAAIAVPTLVLVGDADPLTPVELSKEIAAGIPQAKLVVIEDCGHGSTLEQPAAVNRQLVDWISAA; encoded by the coding sequence TTGACCCCGATCCTGCTCGTTCCCGGCCTCGTTTGCACGGCCGAGGTTTTTGCCCCGCAAGCCGTTGCCCTGTGGCCTTACGGCCCGGTCACCATCGCATCGACGCTCAATGGCCGCTCGATGCGTGACATCGCTGCTGCCATTTTGGCCGATGCGCCGCCGCGTTTCGCCCTGGCGGGGATTTCGATGGGCGGCTACATCTCTTTCGAGATCCTGCGGCAGGCGCCCGAACGCGTGCTCAAGCTGGCGTTGCTGGATACCTCCGCCCGTCCCGACACGCCCGAGCAGACCGCCGCGCGACGCGGCGCGGTGGAGCGGGCGAAGAGCGGTGATTTCGCGGCGCTGCTCGAAGCGATCACCACCTCGTTCCTGCACCCGGCGCACCGCGACGATGCCGGGCTGCGGGATATCAACGTCCGGATGGGCCTGAGCGTCGGCGTGGAGGGCTTCGCACGCCAGACCGAGGCGATCATCGGTCGTGTCGACTCCCGGCCGTCCCTTGCTGCCATCGCGGTGCCGACGCTGGTTCTGGTGGGTGACGCCGATCCGCTGACCCCGGTTGAACTGTCAAAGGAGATCGCCGCCGGCATACCCCAGGCAAAGCTGGTTGTGATCGAAGACTGTGGACATGGCTCCACGCTCGAGCAGCCGGCGGCGGTCAATCGGCAGCTTGTGGACTGGATCAGCGCTGCGTGA
- a CDS encoding GFA family protein, whose translation MADDTKVLTGRCHCGAVHFEVTLSDGFNSIRRCTCSYCRMRGAVVAMAEMGGVKILEGEEALTTYRFHTGTAQHFFCSRCGIYTHHQRRSDQNLYAVNVACLDGVSPFDFPEVPVMDGINHTNDTGKPTRRAGTLRYIPAD comes from the coding sequence ATGGCGGACGACACGAAGGTGCTGACCGGCCGGTGCCATTGCGGCGCGGTGCATTTCGAGGTGACGCTCAGCGACGGCTTCAATTCGATCCGCCGCTGCACCTGCTCCTATTGCCGGATGCGCGGCGCCGTCGTCGCCATGGCCGAGATGGGCGGGGTCAAGATCCTTGAGGGCGAGGAGGCGCTGACCACCTATCGCTTCCACACCGGCACCGCGCAGCACTTCTTCTGCTCGCGCTGCGGCATCTACACCCACCATCAACGGCGATCCGACCAGAACCTCTACGCGGTGAACGTGGCTTGTCTCGACGGCGTCAGCCCGTTCGATTTCCCGGAGGTGCCGGTGATGGACGGCATCAACCACACCAACGACACCGGCAAGCCGACGCGGCGGGCCGGCACGCTTCGCTACATCCCGGCCGACTGA
- a CDS encoding AAA family ATPase has translation MCDHLFVVTGGPGTGKSTLIEALARRGFRHMPEAGRAIIRDQVTIGGPALPWGDRALYAELMLGWELRSYHEAEAMAGPVVMDRGIPDIVGYLRLIGLPVPAHIEEAARRLRYNGTVFLAPYWEAIFAQDAERKQDREEAEATGRMMAETYAGLGYEVVELPCVGGRSGRIS, from the coding sequence ATGTGTGACCATTTGTTTGTCGTGACCGGTGGCCCCGGCACGGGAAAGAGCACGTTGATCGAAGCCCTTGCGCGGCGCGGCTTCCGACACATGCCGGAGGCGGGGCGGGCGATCATCCGCGATCAAGTTACGATCGGCGGGCCAGCCCTGCCGTGGGGCGACCGGGCGCTTTACGCCGAGCTGATGCTGGGCTGGGAGCTGAGGTCCTACCACGAGGCCGAGGCGATGGCCGGGCCGGTGGTGATGGATCGCGGCATCCCCGACATCGTCGGCTATCTCCGGCTGATCGGCCTGCCGGTGCCCGCCCATATCGAGGAAGCGGCGCGGCGGTTGCGCTATAACGGCACGGTGTTCCTGGCACCGTATTGGGAGGCGATTTTTGCCCAGGACGCCGAGCGCAAGCAGGACCGCGAGGAGGCCGAGGCGACGGGGCGGATGATGGCCGAGACCTATGCGGGGTTGGGCTATGAGGTGGTGGAGCTGCCGTGCGTGGGGGGGAGGAGCGGGCGGATTTCGTGA
- a CDS encoding LysR substrate-binding domain-containing protein — protein MSQRNLPLATLRTFEAVARHQSLSKAAAELHLTDSAVSHQMRRLEAALDQELFIRVGRGIVLTDAGRTFARAVTASLRSIADAADHLGEMNEPGGSLTIACPPMFANTWLAKHLNDFCDTHPSIECHIRLVDNRLVPEIPDIDVGIAFGSGGWADRRSALLARVNVTPVCSPQLFERLGGAMTQPSDIRHTRLLHWDDGSEWRRWMAKAGVPEVEKQARHLYCSDLAMAIDLSIHGTGLALVSDPLSSIDFKRGLLIKPFPTAIDAVGGWYTITTTAGERRSATVLFQRWLLDHFR, from the coding sequence GTGTCCCAGCGCAACCTTCCTCTCGCCACGCTCAGGACATTCGAGGCCGTCGCGCGCCATCAGTCCCTGTCCAAGGCAGCCGCCGAGCTGCACCTCACCGATAGCGCCGTCAGCCACCAGATGCGCCGGCTCGAGGCGGCGCTCGACCAGGAGCTGTTCATCCGGGTCGGGCGCGGCATCGTGCTCACCGATGCCGGGCGCACCTTTGCCCGGGCGGTGACGGCCTCGCTGCGGTCGATCGCCGACGCCGCCGATCACCTCGGCGAAATGAACGAGCCCGGCGGGTCGCTCACCATCGCCTGCCCGCCGATGTTCGCCAACACCTGGCTGGCCAAGCACCTCAACGACTTCTGCGACACCCACCCGTCGATCGAATGCCACATCCGCCTGGTCGACAATCGCCTGGTGCCGGAGATCCCCGACATCGACGTCGGCATCGCCTTCGGCTCCGGCGGCTGGGCCGACCGGCGTTCGGCCCTTCTGGCGCGCGTCAACGTCACGCCCGTCTGCAGCCCGCAGCTGTTCGAGCGCCTCGGCGGCGCCATGACGCAGCCCTCCGACATCCGCCACACCCGCCTGCTGCATTGGGACGACGGCTCGGAATGGCGGCGCTGGATGGCCAAGGCCGGCGTGCCCGAGGTGGAAAAGCAGGCCCGCCACCTCTATTGCAGCGACCTTGCCATGGCCATCGACCTCAGCATCCACGGCACCGGGCTGGCGCTGGTCAGCGATCCGCTGTCGTCGATCGACTTCAAGCGCGGCCTGTTGATCAAGCCGTTCCCCACCGCCATCGATGCCGTCGGCGGCTGGTACACCATCACCACAACGGCCGGCGAACGACGATCGGCCACCGTGCTGTTCCAGCGCTGGCTGCTCGACCACTTCCGGTAA
- a CDS encoding TetR/AcrR family transcriptional regulator produces the protein MSQLKTTSDDILRCARSLIVTGGYNGFSYADIAEVVGIRKASIHHHFPSKVDLVRTLVARYREEAEAAVVEVERHHPEPADQLVAYTGYWRACIADGTRPFCVCALLASEMPALPPEIMAEVRAYFRLFSAWLTSVMQRGARQGSIVLSGTAGAEAEVFMATVHGAMLSARAYGEPTVFAAVTQPLIDRLVPARR, from the coding sequence ATGAGCCAACTCAAGACCACCTCCGACGACATTCTCCGCTGCGCCCGCTCGCTCATCGTCACAGGTGGGTACAACGGGTTCAGCTACGCCGACATCGCCGAGGTCGTCGGCATTCGCAAGGCGAGCATCCATCACCACTTCCCCAGCAAGGTCGATCTGGTCCGGACCTTGGTGGCGCGCTACCGCGAGGAAGCCGAGGCGGCCGTCGTCGAGGTGGAGCGCCATCATCCCGAGCCGGCCGATCAGCTGGTCGCCTACACCGGTTACTGGCGGGCCTGCATCGCCGACGGGACGAGGCCGTTCTGCGTCTGTGCCCTGCTGGCCAGCGAAATGCCCGCCTTGCCGCCGGAAATCATGGCGGAGGTCAGGGCCTATTTTCGCCTGTTTTCCGCCTGGCTGACCTCCGTCATGCAGCGGGGCGCCCGGCAGGGGAGCATCGTTCTGTCCGGCACCGCCGGCGCCGAGGCCGAGGTATTCATGGCCACGGTGCATGGCGCCATGCTGTCTGCCCGCGCTTACGGCGAGCCCACGGTTTTCGCCGCCGTCACCCAGCCGCTGATCGACAGGCTGGTCCCGGCCCGCCGCTAA
- a CDS encoding ABC transporter permease, translating into MNWDVIAENLGLYAQGARLTVTLTVASLVLSFVLALPLAFARNSRRPWLRYGVLGYTLIFRGTPLLVQLFLIYFGLAQFELVRASIFWPWLSSPMVCVLAAFVLNSAAYTTEIFAGGLRHIPSGEIEAARAYGMSDWVAARRILIPAMLTRSLPLYSNEMIMMLHATSLASTVTLLETTGVARNITLTSYIQFEPYVTAAGIYLVLTGALVSAFQLAQRRWGKHLTTRMG; encoded by the coding sequence GTGAACTGGGATGTCATCGCCGAAAATCTCGGGCTCTACGCCCAGGGCGCCCGCCTCACCGTCACGCTGACGGTGGCCTCGCTCGTCCTCTCCTTCGTGCTGGCGCTGCCGCTCGCCTTCGCCCGCAACAGCCGCCGCCCCTGGCTGCGCTACGGAGTGCTCGGCTACACGCTGATCTTTCGCGGCACGCCGCTGTTGGTGCAGCTGTTCCTGATCTATTTCGGCCTCGCCCAGTTCGAGCTGGTGCGAGCCAGCATTTTCTGGCCGTGGCTGTCGAGCCCCATGGTCTGCGTGCTCGCCGCCTTCGTGCTCAACTCCGCAGCCTACACCACCGAGATCTTCGCCGGCGGCCTGCGCCATATCCCGAGCGGCGAGATCGAGGCCGCCCGCGCCTACGGCATGTCCGACTGGGTGGCCGCCCGGCGAATTCTCATTCCAGCCATGCTCACCCGCTCGCTGCCGCTCTACAGCAACGAGATGATCATGATGCTGCACGCCACTTCGCTCGCCAGCACCGTCACGCTGTTGGAAACCACCGGCGTCGCGCGCAACATCACGCTCACCAGCTACATCCAGTTCGAGCCCTACGTGACGGCTGCCGGCATCTACCTCGTGCTGACCGGCGCCCTGGTCTCCGCCTTCCAGCTGGCGCAGCGCCGCTGGGGCAAGCACCTCACGACACGCATGGGCTGA
- a CDS encoding GSU2403 family nucleotidyltransferase fold protein: MALISHSRAAQVAYQDLLRLHLDESASELIGSIEERMRNGRVYLYDKFRIGSEMKSRYLGEGTPELRARLNRAVELKVAGEERRSTMARLARVLRAEGFIGTDRDTGSLLMAFARSGVFRLGGTLIGTAAYALLQGDLGVRFGSEELAQTGDIDFASFERLSVALGDEVEENPGDILRALKFDPVPGISDRQVWKWRQSSGTAMVEFLTPAFGDERVKPLPALGVSAQALNYLNFLIAEPIPAIALYRSGVLVQIPRPERFAIHKLIVADRRQGGPDHAKSRKDRGQAAFLIEILAEDRPDDLREAYEDALSRGPRWRERITASLARLPKAAEILRTLT; encoded by the coding sequence ATGGCCCTCATCTCCCATTCCCGTGCCGCCCAGGTTGCCTATCAGGATCTGCTGCGTCTTCATCTCGACGAGTCCGCCTCCGAGTTGATCGGCAGCATCGAGGAGCGGATGCGCAACGGGCGAGTCTACCTTTACGACAAGTTCCGCATCGGCTCGGAGATGAAGAGCCGCTATCTCGGTGAGGGGACGCCTGAGCTGCGCGCACGCCTGAACCGCGCCGTCGAGCTGAAGGTAGCGGGCGAGGAACGTCGCAGCACAATGGCCCGGCTCGCCCGCGTGTTGCGCGCCGAGGGGTTCATCGGCACAGACCGCGATACCGGCTCCCTGCTGATGGCTTTTGCCCGTTCTGGGGTCTTCCGCTTGGGCGGTACGCTGATTGGAACGGCCGCCTATGCCCTCCTTCAGGGTGATTTGGGCGTGCGCTTCGGTTCCGAAGAGTTGGCACAAACGGGCGACATCGATTTTGCAAGCTTCGAACGGCTTTCGGTCGCCCTGGGTGACGAGGTCGAAGAGAACCCCGGAGACATCTTGCGGGCGCTGAAGTTCGATCCGGTGCCCGGGATATCGGATCGGCAGGTCTGGAAATGGCGGCAGAGCAGCGGCACGGCGATGGTCGAGTTTCTGACGCCGGCTTTTGGTGATGAGAGGGTCAAGCCTCTGCCCGCGCTGGGAGTCAGTGCGCAGGCTCTCAACTATCTGAACTTTCTGATCGCCGAACCCATTCCCGCGATCGCACTCTATCGATCAGGTGTGCTGGTGCAGATTCCGCGCCCCGAGCGCTTCGCGATCCACAAACTGATCGTTGCCGACCGTCGCCAGGGCGGCCCCGATCACGCCAAGTCCCGCAAGGATCGTGGCCAGGCGGCGTTTCTGATCGAAATACTCGCTGAAGACCGACCCGACGACTTGCGTGAAGCTTATGAAGATGCGCTTTCGCGCGGCCCGCGCTGGCGCGAACGGATAACAGCAAGTCTTGCCCGACTGCCAAAGGCTGCCGAGATCCTTCGCACTCTGACGTGA
- a CDS encoding ABC transporter permease — translation MTILAAGSTTLLLALASLVVATVLGLLAAFAKLSRHGGLRAVASLYTFVVRGIPDLVVMLLVFYSLPAFVNQTFDALGIDARVEFSPEIAGTATLGLIFGAYMTETFKSALQGIPKGQIEAAIAYGLSRRRMFWRIILPQMIRLSLPGFTNNWLVLVKGTALVSLIGLQDVMFRAKGAAEATGKPFTFYLVAAGFYLFLTLASLVALGLVARRYEIGHRELTL, via the coding sequence ATGACCATTCTGGCAGCGGGGTCGACGACCCTGCTGCTGGCGCTCGCCTCGCTGGTCGTCGCAACGGTGCTTGGCCTTCTCGCCGCCTTCGCCAAGCTGTCGCGGCACGGCGGGCTGCGCGCCGTCGCCTCGCTCTACACCTTCGTGGTGCGCGGCATTCCCGACCTCGTGGTCATGCTGCTGGTGTTCTACAGCCTGCCCGCTTTCGTCAACCAGACGTTTGACGCCCTCGGCATCGACGCCCGCGTCGAGTTCTCGCCGGAGATCGCCGGCACCGCCACGCTGGGCCTGATCTTCGGCGCCTACATGACCGAGACCTTCAAATCGGCCCTGCAGGGCATCCCCAAGGGGCAGATCGAGGCGGCCATCGCCTACGGCCTCAGCCGCCGCCGCATGTTCTGGCGCATCATCCTGCCGCAGATGATCCGCCTGTCGTTGCCGGGCTTTACCAACAACTGGCTGGTGCTGGTCAAGGGCACGGCGCTGGTGTCGCTGATCGGCCTGCAGGATGTGATGTTCCGCGCCAAGGGCGCCGCCGAGGCCACCGGCAAGCCCTTCACCTTCTATCTGGTCGCCGCCGGCTTCTACCTGTTCCTGACGCTGGCCTCGCTGGTCGCCCTGGGGCTGGTCGCCCGCCGCTACGAAATCGGCCACCGGGAGCTGACGCTGTGA
- the dinD gene encoding DNA damage-inducible protein D, with translation MIDKRSDKLSSMPSDEALQRLTQTDPQEVAILSNASMKDGEIERLIAEFENASQFDDDGFEFWSARTLSRLLEYSDYRNFLNIIEKAKIACANAGQLPEDHFGDVTEMVELGSGAVREIDDMRLTRYACYLITQNGDARKKPVAFGQTYFAIQTRRQELSDQAAAAVPASEDEKRVFLRNQIKEHNIKLSSAAKDAGVVTSQEFAIFHSKGYQGLYGKTVPEIRRYKGLPASADILDRMGSTELAANFFRVTQTEEKLRKDKILGLNAAYATHYAVGRQVRDAMLKISGIAPEDLAVADNIKNAEKRIKSDRPLQPLPLEPAPSPAPSQVEIALAVEADPVEDHRPIDLRKDLWKFALLVMALRTDGVISTSDLIAELPNYIHVPDGSQEALTGRNDNKFSQIVRNLKSHKTAKTNFIFQGYAEDTKGGFRITAKGREFVKTYFAE, from the coding sequence ATGATAGACAAACGAAGTGACAAACTGTCCAGCATGCCTTCTGACGAGGCGCTACAACGCCTAACGCAGACAGACCCGCAAGAAGTGGCCATTCTCTCCAACGCGTCCATGAAAGATGGTGAGATCGAACGGCTAATTGCCGAGTTTGAGAATGCTTCACAATTCGACGACGATGGCTTCGAGTTTTGGAGCGCCCGTACGCTCTCGCGCTTGCTCGAATATTCGGATTACAGGAATTTTCTCAATATCATCGAGAAGGCGAAAATCGCCTGTGCGAATGCCGGCCAGCTACCGGAAGACCATTTCGGTGACGTCACCGAAATGGTCGAATTAGGTAGCGGCGCCGTACGTGAAATCGATGATATGCGGCTAACTCGTTATGCCTGCTATCTGATCACGCAGAACGGTGACGCACGAAAAAAGCCAGTGGCCTTCGGACAGACCTACTTTGCAATCCAGACCCGCCGTCAGGAGCTTTCCGATCAAGCGGCCGCCGCGGTTCCCGCCTCCGAGGATGAAAAGCGTGTATTCCTGCGCAATCAAATAAAAGAACACAACATCAAGCTTTCAAGCGCTGCGAAGGATGCCGGTGTGGTTACATCGCAGGAATTCGCGATTTTCCATAGTAAGGGCTATCAAGGGCTCTATGGAAAAACGGTTCCGGAGATTCGGCGTTACAAAGGGTTGCCAGCCAGCGCTGACATTCTCGACCGCATGGGCAGTACGGAGCTTGCCGCGAACTTTTTCCGCGTCACACAGACGGAAGAAAAGCTTCGCAAAGATAAGATCCTAGGACTGAATGCCGCCTATGCGACGCATTACGCTGTCGGCCGGCAGGTCCGCGACGCTATGTTGAAAATCAGCGGGATTGCGCCTGAGGACCTCGCCGTCGCCGATAACATAAAGAATGCGGAAAAGCGGATTAAGTCCGACCGTCCCCTTCAGCCGCTTCCTCTTGAACCGGCACCAAGCCCCGCGCCCTCCCAGGTTGAGATTGCGCTTGCGGTCGAAGCCGATCCGGTCGAGGACCATCGTCCGATCGATCTGCGCAAAGATCTCTGGAAATTTGCGTTGCTGGTCATGGCGTTGCGAACGGATGGCGTGATTTCCACGAGCGACCTCATCGCCGAACTGCCGAATTACATCCACGTACCGGATGGCTCACAAGAAGCCCTCACAGGTCGTAACGACAACAAGTTCTCGCAGATCGTCAGAAACCTGAAGTCGCACAAAACGGCCAAAACCAACTTCATTTTTCAGGGCTATGCGGAAGACACCAAAGGTGGATTTCGTATTACCGCGAAGGGGCGCGAGTTCGTCAAAACGTATTTCGCTGAATAG
- a CDS encoding arginase family protein — translation MDSKPNLGALYGADSETTSFLNLSTCADLDALTAPIAILGAPAATPYASVGAYCRNAPDALRQATGVLTANVDRHDFDHGGPVFPTPAVRPVDCGNLSFSETDSAANRAAIRDAVGRILGRGAVPVLLGGDDSVPIPMIEAVGDHAAGRRFTVLQIDAHIDWRDTHMGERMGLSSTMRRASEMPHIERIIQVGARGIGSASTGDYEDALAWGVRFVTADELRKRGVEAVIDLIPEGSDIIVCIDADALDPALIPGVIGRAPGGLSYYQAVDLIKGAASRGRVAAMDFVEFMPERDVDGIGAFTFARLITTALGVLARQAG, via the coding sequence TTGGACAGCAAGCCGAACCTCGGCGCCCTCTATGGCGCCGACAGCGAGACCACCAGCTTCCTCAACCTTTCCACCTGCGCCGACCTCGACGCCCTGACCGCCCCCATCGCCATCCTCGGCGCGCCGGCCGCCACGCCCTACGCCTCGGTCGGTGCCTATTGCCGCAACGCGCCCGATGCGCTGCGCCAAGCGACCGGCGTGCTCACCGCCAACGTCGACCGCCACGATTTCGACCACGGCGGCCCGGTGTTCCCGACGCCGGCCGTCCGCCCCGTCGATTGCGGCAACCTCTCCTTCAGCGAGACCGACAGCGCCGCCAACCGCGCCGCCATCCGCGACGCCGTCGGCCGCATCCTCGGCCGTGGCGCCGTGCCGGTGCTGCTGGGCGGCGACGATTCCGTGCCCATTCCGATGATCGAGGCGGTGGGCGACCACGCCGCCGGCCGCCGCTTCACCGTGCTGCAGATCGACGCCCACATCGACTGGCGCGACACCCACATGGGCGAGCGCATGGGCCTGTCATCGACCATGCGCCGGGCATCGGAAATGCCGCACATCGAGCGCATCATCCAGGTCGGCGCCCGTGGCATCGGCTCGGCCTCCACCGGCGATTACGAAGACGCGCTCGCCTGGGGCGTCCGCTTCGTCACCGCCGACGAGTTGCGCAAGCGCGGCGTCGAGGCGGTCATCGACCTGATCCCCGAGGGCAGCGACATCATCGTCTGCATCGACGCCGACGCCCTCGATCCCGCCCTGATCCCCGGCGTCATCGGTCGCGCCCCCGGCGGCCTCAGCTATTATCAGGCCGTCGACCTGATCAAGGGCGCCGCCTCGCGCGGCCGCGTCGCCGCCATGGACTTCGTCGAATTCATGCCCGAACGCGACGTCGACGGCATCGGCGCCTTCACCTTCGCCCGCCTCATCACCACCGCGCTGGGCGTGCTGGCTAGGCAGGCGGGGTGA
- a CDS encoding ABC transporter ATP-binding protein, with amino-acid sequence MLKLSVSDVHKSYGDHEVLKGVSLTAAAGDVISIIGASGSGKSTFLRCVNFLERPHAGTIAVDGEVLATRRERDGMLRASDAAQLRRLRARLAMVFQNFCLWSHMSVLSNVIEVPMSVLGVPRAEAVERAKANLAKVGLGFDVLDKYPSHLSGGQQQRVAIARALSVNPDVMLFDEPTSALDPELVSEVLRVMQALADEGRTMVVVTHEMGFARHASSSVMFLHQGQVEEQGTPDAIFDRAESPRLQQFLAGRLKH; translated from the coding sequence ATGCTGAAACTCAGCGTCAGCGACGTTCACAAGTCCTACGGCGACCATGAGGTGCTGAAGGGCGTCAGCCTCACCGCCGCCGCCGGCGACGTGATCAGCATCATCGGCGCCAGCGGTTCGGGCAAGAGCACCTTCCTGCGCTGCGTCAATTTCCTTGAGCGGCCGCACGCCGGCACCATCGCCGTCGACGGCGAGGTGCTCGCCACCCGCCGCGAGCGCGACGGCATGCTGCGCGCCAGCGACGCCGCCCAGCTCAGGCGCCTGCGCGCCCGCCTGGCCATGGTGTTTCAGAACTTCTGCCTGTGGTCGCACATGTCGGTGCTGTCCAACGTCATCGAGGTGCCGATGAGCGTGCTCGGCGTGCCGCGCGCCGAGGCGGTCGAGCGGGCCAAGGCCAATCTCGCCAAGGTCGGGTTGGGCTTCGACGTGCTCGACAAATACCCCTCGCATCTGTCCGGCGGCCAGCAGCAGCGGGTGGCCATCGCCCGGGCGCTCAGCGTCAATCCCGACGTCATGCTGTTCGACGAGCCGACCTCGGCGCTCGACCCCGAGCTGGTCAGCGAGGTGCTGCGCGTCATGCAGGCACTGGCCGACGAGGGCCGCACCATGGTGGTGGTCACCCACGAGATGGGCTTTGCCCGCCACGCCTCCTCCTCCGTCATGTTCCTCCACCAGGGCCAGGTGGAAGAACAGGGCACGCCGGACGCCATTTTCGATCGGGCCGAGAGCCCCCGCCTTCAGCAGTTCCTCGCCGGACGGCTGAAACACTGA
- a CDS encoding transporter substrate-binding domain-containing protein — protein MKTTIKGLCLALALAAFAGPVAAADGKIDIATDATFPPFESIDANGKLIGYDVELMRAICDAAKLDCNIFNAAWDGMIPGLIDGKYDALISQLTVTEKRRQVIAFSDIYDHPIFRFVAKKGTTVDFTPEGLTGKTIAVQTGTPMDAYVTAHYPSATIKRYDTGSAPYLELTAGRADLHISYQAQIIHGFLATDAGKDFALTGPELTGKDAKEFGEGVAIAVNKKHPELVEAFNKGLAIVRDNGTLKALNAKYFSE, from the coding sequence ATGAAGACCACGATCAAGGGGCTTTGCCTCGCCCTGGCGCTCGCCGCCTTCGCCGGCCCGGTGGCCGCCGCCGACGGCAAGATCGACATCGCCACCGACGCCACCTTCCCGCCGTTTGAATCCATCGACGCCAACGGCAAGCTGATCGGCTACGACGTCGAGCTGATGCGGGCGATCTGCGACGCCGCCAAGCTCGATTGCAACATCTTCAACGCCGCCTGGGACGGCATGATCCCCGGCCTGATCGACGGCAAGTATGACGCGCTGATCTCCCAGCTGACCGTCACCGAGAAGCGCCGGCAGGTCATCGCCTTCTCCGACATCTACGATCACCCGATCTTCCGCTTCGTCGCCAAGAAGGGCACCACCGTCGACTTCACGCCCGAGGGCCTCACGGGCAAGACCATCGCCGTCCAGACCGGCACGCCGATGGATGCCTACGTCACCGCCCACTACCCCAGCGCCACCATCAAGCGCTACGACACCGGCAGCGCCCCCTATCTGGAGCTGACCGCCGGCCGCGCCGACCTGCACATCAGCTATCAGGCGCAGATCATCCACGGCTTCCTTGCCACCGACGCCGGCAAGGACTTCGCGCTCACCGGCCCCGAGCTGACCGGCAAGGACGCCAAGGAATTCGGCGAGGGTGTCGCCATCGCCGTCAACAAGAAGCACCCCGAGCTGGTGGAAGCCTTCAACAAGGGCCTCGCCATCGTCCGCGACAACGGCACGCTCAAGGCGCTCAACGCCAAGTACTTCAGCGAATAA